The following coding sequences lie in one Nitratireductor mangrovi genomic window:
- a CDS encoding UPF0280 family protein, producing MNGPQIAWLADGKRLHLNHGPIDLIMRAFGPVEEVDAAYRQAARRFRTILGELVGELGELRRPVQPVVRIFSGSTARRMEAAACRHASRFVTPMAAVAGAVADEMLAALVEGRTLERAFVNNGGDIAIHLAPGEALDLAIAGTGHGISDRVRVAANEPVRGIATSGWRGRSHSLGIADAVTVLARDAASADVAATLIANAVDLPGHPAISRRPARELAPDSDLGERLVTTGVGDLTATDANEALERGRDVAEDFRRRGLIVSAALFLAGEARLCGELADLPIRFLQEELLHA from the coding sequence ATGAACGGGCCGCAGATCGCCTGGCTGGCCGACGGAAAGCGGCTGCATTTGAACCATGGGCCGATCGATCTGATCATGCGGGCGTTCGGCCCGGTGGAGGAAGTCGACGCGGCCTACCGACAGGCTGCCAGGCGCTTCAGGACCATTCTCGGCGAACTTGTCGGGGAACTCGGCGAGTTACGCCGACCGGTGCAACCCGTCGTGCGGATCTTCAGCGGGTCCACGGCGCGTCGCATGGAGGCTGCGGCCTGCCGTCACGCGTCGCGGTTCGTCACGCCAATGGCGGCGGTGGCCGGCGCCGTCGCCGACGAAATGCTCGCGGCGTTGGTCGAGGGCCGAACGCTCGAACGTGCTTTTGTCAACAATGGTGGCGATATCGCAATCCACCTGGCGCCTGGTGAGGCGCTCGACCTTGCCATTGCCGGCACCGGCCACGGCATTTCGGACCGCGTTCGCGTTGCCGCGAACGAGCCGGTGCGCGGCATCGCCACTTCGGGCTGGCGCGGCCGCAGCCACTCCCTGGGCATCGCCGACGCCGTGACGGTGCTGGCCCGGGACGCGGCGTCCGCCGACGTCGCGGCAACGCTGATCGCCAACGCAGTCGACCTGCCCGGACACCCCGCCATCAGCCGCAGGCCGGCCCGTGAGCTGGCACCCGACAGCGATCTCGGCGAGCGGCTGGTGACGACCGGCGTCGGGGACTTGACCGCTACCGATGCTAACGAAGCGCTGGAGCGCGGGCGGGATGTGGCCGAAGACTTTCGCCGCAGGGGCCTGATCGTTTCGGCAGCGCTTTTCCTGGCCGGTGAGGCGCGCCTGTGTGGAGAGCTTGCCGACCTGCCGATCCGCTTCTTGCAAGAGGAACTGCTTCATGCCTGA
- a CDS encoding molybdopterin-dependent oxidoreductase produces MSLPVENIAFDLNGERVSVTAPPVTRLSNLLRDHLGRTGTKVGCDAGDCGACTVLLDDEPVCACLVPAASAAGAKVRTVEGLGNGALSAVQDSFLRHGAAQCGICTPGFLVAATALLERNPVPSEAEVMDALGGVLCRCTGYRKIVAAVMNAHLPDRGHNNPPANGHAVGMPVVRLDGVPKVTGRDLFGADERPAEALSVLVVRSPHWHAAFSFGDLEAFVGQHPGVVAVFTAADIPGKNCFGVIPPFADQPALAEGRARFRGEAVALIAGERDAIAALDIADFPIEWRELPHVLELGAALAAGQRPVHDSRPGNVLTQGLVECGEPEAALAASHLTVTGAIETAYVEHAYIEPEAGYAFLDGDILVIKACTQAPYMDRDDTAAVLGLPPEKVRIVPTATGGGFGSKLDVSLQPLIGLVALKTGRPAALAYTRSESMASTTKRHPASMRATIGADRDGNITGMIFSGDFNTGAYASWGPTVANRVPVHASGPYVTPNYRAVGRAIHTNGPVSGAFRGFGVPQATIMQETLYDELAGKFGIDRLEFRLRNALRDGSNTTAGQLLAEGVGIAACLETLSPHWRRACADAASANATANGSPLRRGVGIASCWYGCGNTSLPNPSTIRVGISVSGEVVLHQGAVDIGQGSNTVIAQICADALGLPLADFRLVGGDTAITPDAGKTSASRQTFVTGKAAEKAGRALRENILRFANVSAGASIAIEGGAIVVTEGGERRRIELAKLPVDERGYVFSAEETYDPPTAPLDEKGQGIPYAVYGYGAQIVELEVDCRLGTVKLLKITAAHDVGRAINPQLAEGQIEGGIAQGIGMALMEEYVPGRTENLHDYLIPTIGDVPEIETILVEVADPEGPFGAKGLGEHVLIPTAPAILNAIRDATGVLVTKVPATPSRVLAAIREAGR; encoded by the coding sequence ATGAGCCTGCCGGTCGAGAACATCGCCTTCGATCTCAACGGCGAGCGCGTCTCGGTGACCGCTCCGCCGGTGACGCGGCTTTCCAACCTCTTGCGCGACCATCTGGGCCGCACCGGCACCAAGGTCGGCTGCGATGCGGGCGACTGCGGCGCTTGCACCGTGCTCCTTGATGACGAGCCGGTTTGCGCCTGCCTCGTGCCGGCCGCCAGTGCGGCGGGTGCGAAGGTGCGAACCGTTGAAGGGCTGGGCAACGGGGCGCTCTCGGCCGTGCAGGACTCGTTCCTTCGGCATGGCGCCGCGCAGTGCGGCATCTGCACACCCGGTTTCCTCGTAGCCGCCACGGCGCTGCTCGAACGCAACCCTGTACCGAGCGAGGCCGAAGTCATGGACGCGCTTGGCGGCGTGCTGTGCCGCTGTACCGGCTATCGCAAGATCGTCGCGGCTGTAATGAACGCGCATCTGCCGGATCGCGGCCACAACAACCCGCCTGCCAACGGACACGCGGTCGGCATGCCGGTCGTCCGGCTTGACGGCGTGCCAAAGGTCACCGGCCGCGACCTTTTCGGCGCCGACGAACGGCCGGCCGAAGCGCTTTCCGTGCTGGTTGTGCGCTCGCCACACTGGCACGCGGCGTTTTCGTTCGGCGATCTCGAAGCGTTCGTTGGCCAACATCCGGGTGTGGTTGCCGTTTTTACAGCCGCCGACATTCCCGGGAAGAATTGCTTCGGCGTCATTCCCCCCTTCGCCGACCAGCCGGCGCTGGCGGAAGGCCGGGCGCGCTTTCGCGGCGAGGCGGTGGCGCTCATTGCCGGCGAACGCGATGCCATCGCGGCACTCGACATTGCGGACTTTCCGATCGAATGGCGTGAACTGCCGCATGTTCTCGAACTCGGCGCAGCGCTGGCTGCGGGCCAGAGGCCGGTCCACGACAGCCGCCCAGGCAATGTCCTGACCCAGGGTCTTGTCGAATGCGGCGAGCCGGAGGCGGCCCTGGCTGCCTCTCACCTCACCGTGACCGGCGCGATCGAGACGGCCTATGTGGAACATGCCTATATCGAACCGGAAGCCGGCTATGCCTTTCTCGACGGGGATATTCTCGTGATCAAGGCCTGCACGCAGGCGCCCTACATGGACCGCGACGACACGGCGGCGGTGCTTGGCCTGCCGCCGGAGAAGGTGCGCATCGTGCCGACAGCGACCGGAGGCGGTTTCGGCTCCAAGCTCGACGTCTCGCTGCAGCCGCTGATCGGGCTGGTGGCCCTGAAGACCGGACGCCCGGCGGCATTGGCATACACACGCTCGGAATCGATGGCCTCGACCACCAAGCGACACCCGGCGTCGATGCGGGCGACGATCGGCGCCGACCGCGACGGCAACATCACCGGAATGATTTTTTCGGGTGATTTCAACACCGGCGCCTACGCCAGTTGGGGACCGACGGTAGCCAATCGTGTACCGGTCCATGCCTCCGGACCCTACGTCACGCCGAACTACCGCGCGGTCGGTCGCGCGATCCACACCAATGGGCCTGTCTCCGGCGCCTTTCGCGGTTTTGGTGTGCCGCAGGCGACGATCATGCAGGAAACGCTCTATGACGAACTGGCCGGCAAGTTCGGCATCGATCGCCTCGAATTTCGGCTGAGGAACGCATTGCGTGACGGGTCAAACACCACCGCCGGCCAGCTTCTCGCCGAGGGTGTCGGCATTGCCGCGTGCCTGGAAACGCTGTCGCCGCATTGGCGTCGCGCCTGTGCCGACGCGGCAAGCGCCAATGCGACAGCCAACGGCTCGCCGCTGCGCAGAGGCGTCGGCATTGCCTCGTGCTGGTATGGCTGCGGCAACACTTCACTGCCGAACCCGTCGACCATCAGGGTCGGGATTTCGGTAAGCGGCGAGGTCGTCCTGCATCAGGGCGCCGTCGATATCGGGCAGGGCTCCAATACGGTGATTGCCCAGATCTGCGCCGACGCGCTCGGGCTGCCGCTGGCCGATTTCCGGCTGGTAGGCGGCGACACGGCCATCACGCCTGACGCCGGCAAGACGTCCGCATCGCGCCAGACCTTCGTCACCGGCAAGGCGGCCGAGAAGGCAGGGCGGGCGCTGCGAGAGAATATCCTGCGCTTCGCCAATGTCTCGGCCGGCGCATCGATCGCCATCGAAGGAGGGGCGATCGTCGTGACGGAAGGCGGTGAGCGGCGGCGGATCGAGCTGGCCAAGCTGCCTGTCGACGAACGCGGATACGTCTTTTCAGCTGAGGAAACCTACGACCCGCCGACCGCGCCGCTCGACGAAAAAGGGCAGGGGATCCCCTATGCGGTCTATGGCTACGGCGCACAGATCGTCGAACTCGAGGTCGACTGCCGCCTCGGCACGGTGAAGCTCTTGAAGATCACCGCCGCGCACGATGTGGGTCGCGCCATCAACCCGCAACTTGCCGAGGGCCAGATCGAGGGCGGCATCGCGCAAGGGATCGGCATGGCCTTGATGGAGGAATACGTTCCCGGTCGCACCGAAAATTTGCATGACTACCTGATCCCGACCATCGGCGACGTGCCGGAGATCGAAACCATCCTGGTCGAGGTTGCCGATCCCGAGGGGCCATTCGGCGCAAAGGGGCTGGGCGAACACGTGCTGATCCCGACCGCGCCGGCGATCCTCAACGCCATCCGAGACGCGACAGGCGTGCTGGTTACGAAGGTTCCGGCGACGCCGAGCCGGGTGCTGGCGGCGATCCGGGAGGCCGGCCGGTGA
- a CDS encoding amino acid synthesis family protein, with product MPDFAIRKIAVFAEEIFHDGGKPAAEPRRRAAAMALVKNPFAGGYAAELEAAMDDLKPLGATLTERLIAALGGDLGAIDGYGKGAIVGSAGEIEHGALWHVPGGYAMRERLPKSKAIVPSAMKVGAFGSSLDVPLGHTNAAYVRSHFDAITVSAPDGPRPDEILFCLAMSCGPRIHARMGGLSAGDVKGEDGLR from the coding sequence ATGCCTGATTTCGCGATCCGCAAGATTGCGGTGTTCGCCGAGGAGATTTTCCATGATGGCGGCAAGCCCGCCGCCGAGCCGCGCCGCAGGGCCGCGGCAATGGCGCTGGTGAAGAACCCCTTCGCCGGCGGCTACGCCGCCGAACTGGAAGCCGCGATGGATGACCTGAAGCCGCTTGGAGCGACGCTAACCGAACGGCTGATTGCCGCACTGGGCGGCGACCTTGGCGCGATCGACGGCTACGGCAAGGGCGCCATTGTAGGCAGCGCCGGCGAGATCGAGCACGGCGCCCTGTGGCATGTTCCCGGCGGCTATGCGATGCGCGAGCGGCTGCCGAAGTCGAAGGCGATCGTGCCCTCGGCAATGAAGGTCGGCGCGTTCGGCTCGAGCCTCGACGTGCCGCTCGGCCATACCAACGCCGCCTATGTGCGCAGCCATTTCGACGCCATCACCGTGTCGGCACCGGATGGCCCGCGTCCGGACGAGATCCTGTTCTGCCTGGCGATGAGTTGCGGCCCGCGCATCCACGCCCGCATGGGCGGGCTTTCGGCAGGCGACGTCAAGGGCGAGGACGGGCTCAGATGA
- a CDS encoding hydantoinase B/oxoprolinase family protein — translation MRELDPITLTVIQAALQQVCDEMDLTFSRAAFSPVIAEANDRSDGIYSAEDGSLIAQGLGGLPVFVGVMEHSTRTLIEMIRDGRCLPPEQGDIYIVNDPYLGGTHLMDVRFARPVWRHGKIFCWLSNTGHWPDIGGAVPGGFSASATAVEQEGLRLPPVKLFKRGELDPEIHAIIASNIRVADQRIGDIKAQAAALMVGEDRLVALLDRYGDETIVEAIAELRRRAAEQMRVRIAEIPDGTYRSEAYVDSDGVVDAPLTIALAVEKTGDRLVFDFTGSSPPCAGPMNSVLATTISSVYLAMRHIFPDVPLSAGAFEPLEIRRPEGTFLDAHYPRPVSGCAAEVSQRIAESVFAALVQALPEKVTAAPAGSSGNFALGGHDPARGRGFVMYQISGGGYGGNADHDGLSNGCSTIGISKSPPIEVMEQAFPILYRHYALREGSGGAGKHRGGFGLAYEVELLRGEARASFVMDHGRFGPQGVLGGADGGVNTVTVWRDGAAYVPKHLSKEQDIPLKPGDRVSVGTPGGGGYGDPRQRDPALVRRDVELGYYSQEDAREKFGTAD, via the coding sequence ATGCGCGAACTCGATCCGATCACCCTCACCGTCATTCAAGCCGCCCTGCAGCAGGTCTGCGACGAGATGGACCTGACATTCTCGCGCGCCGCCTTCTCCCCGGTGATCGCCGAAGCCAACGACCGCTCGGACGGCATCTATTCGGCGGAGGACGGCTCGCTCATCGCCCAGGGTTTGGGCGGCCTGCCGGTCTTCGTTGGCGTCATGGAACATTCCACTCGCACCTTGATCGAGATGATCCGCGATGGTCGCTGCCTGCCGCCCGAGCAAGGCGATATCTACATCGTCAACGATCCCTATCTCGGCGGCACCCACCTGATGGATGTGCGTTTTGCCAGGCCGGTCTGGCGTCACGGCAAGATTTTTTGCTGGCTGTCGAATACTGGCCATTGGCCCGACATCGGCGGCGCCGTGCCGGGCGGCTTTTCCGCTTCTGCCACGGCGGTCGAGCAGGAAGGCTTGCGGCTGCCGCCGGTCAAGCTCTTCAAGCGCGGCGAACTTGACCCCGAAATTCACGCCATCATCGCCTCCAACATCCGCGTCGCCGACCAGCGCATCGGCGACATCAAGGCGCAGGCGGCCGCGCTGATGGTCGGCGAGGACCGGCTGGTCGCCCTGCTCGACCGCTATGGCGACGAAACCATCGTCGAGGCGATTGCCGAGCTGCGCCGTCGTGCGGCCGAACAGATGCGGGTGCGTATCGCCGAAATTCCAGACGGTACCTACCGCTCCGAGGCCTATGTCGATTCCGACGGTGTCGTCGACGCGCCGCTCACCATCGCGCTTGCGGTGGAAAAGACCGGCGACCGGCTGGTGTTCGACTTCACCGGCTCGAGCCCGCCCTGCGCGGGGCCGATGAACAGCGTGCTCGCCACCACGATCTCCTCGGTCTATCTCGCCATGCGCCACATCTTCCCGGACGTGCCCTTGAGCGCCGGCGCTTTCGAGCCGCTGGAGATCAGGAGGCCGGAAGGCACTTTCCTCGACGCACATTACCCGCGCCCGGTCTCGGGCTGCGCGGCGGAGGTGTCGCAACGCATCGCGGAGTCAGTGTTCGCCGCCCTGGTACAGGCGCTGCCGGAAAAGGTGACGGCTGCGCCTGCCGGCTCATCCGGCAATTTCGCGCTCGGCGGCCACGACCCGGCGCGCGGACGCGGCTTCGTCATGTACCAGATCTCGGGCGGCGGCTATGGCGGCAACGCCGATCATGATGGACTTTCGAATGGCTGCTCGACAATCGGCATCTCCAAGTCGCCGCCGATCGAGGTGATGGAGCAGGCCTTTCCGATCCTTTATCGCCACTACGCACTGCGTGAGGGCTCCGGCGGCGCGGGCAAGCATCGCGGCGGTTTCGGGCTCGCCTACGAGGTCGAGCTGCTGCGCGGCGAGGCGCGCGCCTCCTTCGTCATGGACCATGGCCGTTTCGGCCCCCAGGGCGTGCTCGGCGGCGCCGATGGTGGCGTCAACACCGTCACCGTGTGGCGCGACGGCGCCGCCTATGTACCGAAACACCTGTCCAAGGAGCAGGACATCCCGCTGAAGCCCGGCGACCGCGTCAGCGTCGGCACGCCGGGTGGCGGCGGCTACGGCGACCCGCGCCAGCGTGACCCGGCGCTGGTCCGGCGCGATGTGGAACTGGGGTATTATTCGCAAGAGGACGCACGCGAAAAGTTTGGCACAGCGGATTGA
- a CDS encoding MarR family winged helix-turn-helix transcriptional regulator: MSAPTKPVVVTMESGDPEEYRLQDQIGFALRKANQRHLSIFGVRIGDMTPPQFAALAKLHEVGETSQNQLGSLVAMDAATIKGVIDRLKARGLVELNGHKEDRRRLVVNLTAAGRAKIAELLPLAAEISEETLAPLTARERATLLRLLAKLS, encoded by the coding sequence ATGAGCGCGCCCACCAAACCGGTGGTGGTGACCATGGAAAGCGGCGATCCCGAGGAGTATCGCCTTCAGGATCAGATCGGATTTGCCTTGCGCAAAGCCAACCAGCGCCACCTGTCGATCTTCGGTGTGCGTATCGGCGACATGACGCCGCCGCAGTTTGCAGCGCTGGCGAAATTGCACGAGGTCGGCGAAACCTCGCAGAACCAGCTCGGCAGTCTGGTCGCCATGGACGCGGCAACCATCAAGGGCGTGATCGACCGCCTGAAGGCGAGGGGGCTCGTCGAACTCAACGGCCATAAGGAGGATCGCCGGCGTCTGGTCGTCAACCTGACCGCAGCCGGCCGGGCAAAAATTGCCGAACTGCTGCCGCTGGCCGCCGAAATCAGCGAGGAGACGCTGGCCCCGCTGACCGCGCGAGAACGCGCAACACTGCTCAGACTGCTGGCGAAATTATCCTGA
- a CDS encoding 6-hydroxynicotinate reductase yields the protein MSELSERFEPSTAKPDTGGEKVRCDACPVMCYIAEGRTGACDRYANQAGRIVRTDPLTILHHAEERGGEVVPFLDGTEDWDGNLVNTGRRFVTAIGAGTTYPDYKPAPFIISQEVEGVDLVTVVTEGIFSYCGVKVKIDTDRHLGPETATVRANGEAVGHVTTAEYGSQMLSLGGVRHLTGGSKAEGRVTCDTLMTLCNRQPIELKIDDGATVIVEAGKAPVIDGKQEYRMRVGCGSATIGMFATQWRDLVDEVVVVDDHITGVVSEHQAGKVLGWEDTGIKIVGRRSTPGRYFKVSEPGLGWGGTTISDPLEILGPFNAKKGAREGLSLLMVSTTGEQFGYYELDHDLKPVEKPFPERLRKSVELIEDNCEPALCTVLFMGGAGGSLRAGVTENPVNLTRSVQGLKTYVTCGGAPVYVWPGGGITIMVDVTRTPDNAFGYVPTPALVAPIEFTLRRDDYVRLGGYEAEIRTVEDIVARGGEYLNERAGAAAPAGNEWPPLQQLRRDRGR from the coding sequence GTGAGCGAGCTTTCGGAACGCTTCGAGCCGTCGACCGCCAAACCGGACACAGGCGGTGAAAAGGTTCGTTGCGATGCGTGCCCGGTCATGTGTTACATCGCCGAGGGGCGGACCGGCGCCTGCGACCGTTACGCCAATCAGGCGGGCCGCATCGTGCGCACCGACCCGCTGACCATCCTGCATCATGCCGAGGAGCGCGGCGGCGAGGTGGTGCCGTTCCTCGACGGTACGGAGGATTGGGACGGGAACCTCGTCAATACCGGCCGCCGCTTCGTCACCGCGATCGGCGCAGGCACCACCTATCCCGACTACAAGCCGGCGCCGTTCATCATCAGCCAGGAAGTCGAGGGCGTCGATCTCGTCACCGTGGTGACGGAGGGCATCTTCTCCTATTGCGGCGTCAAGGTGAAGATCGACACCGACCGCCATCTCGGCCCGGAGACGGCGACAGTGCGCGCCAATGGCGAGGCGGTCGGCCATGTCACGACGGCCGAATACGGCTCGCAGATGCTGTCACTGGGAGGCGTGCGTCATTTGACCGGCGGCTCCAAGGCGGAAGGGCGGGTCACCTGCGACACGCTGATGACGCTTTGCAACCGGCAGCCGATCGAACTGAAAATCGACGATGGCGCCACGGTGATCGTGGAGGCCGGCAAGGCGCCGGTGATCGACGGCAAGCAGGAATACCGCATGCGTGTCGGTTGCGGCTCGGCGACGATCGGAATGTTCGCCACCCAGTGGCGCGACCTCGTCGACGAAGTGGTCGTCGTCGACGATCACATCACCGGGGTCGTCTCGGAACACCAGGCCGGCAAGGTGCTCGGCTGGGAGGATACCGGCATCAAGATCGTCGGCCGGCGTTCCACGCCCGGGCGCTATTTCAAGGTCTCCGAGCCCGGTCTCGGCTGGGGCGGCACGACGATTTCCGATCCGCTCGAAATCCTGGGACCCTTCAACGCCAAAAAGGGCGCCCGCGAAGGCCTGTCGCTGCTGATGGTGTCGACCACCGGCGAGCAGTTCGGCTACTACGAGCTCGACCACGACCTCAAGCCGGTTGAGAAGCCGTTCCCGGAACGCCTCAGAAAATCGGTCGAACTCATTGAAGATAATTGCGAACCGGCCCTCTGTACTGTGCTTTTCATGGGCGGTGCGGGCGGCTCGCTGCGGGCCGGCGTCACCGAGAACCCGGTGAACCTCACCCGCTCCGTGCAGGGGTTGAAGACTTACGTCACCTGCGGCGGGGCGCCGGTCTATGTCTGGCCCGGCGGCGGCATCACCATCATGGTCGACGTGACGCGGACGCCTGACAACGCCTTTGGTTACGTGCCGACGCCGGCGCTGGTGGCGCCCATCGAGTTCACCTTGCGCCGCGACGATTATGTCCGGCTAGGCGGCTATGAGGCCGAAATCAGGACCGTCGAGGATATCGTCGCAAGGGGCGGAGAGTATCTTAACGAACGTGCGGGCGCGGCAGCGCCGGCAGGCAATGAGTGGCCGCCGTTGCAGCAGCTTCGCCGGGATCGCGGCCGATGA
- a CDS encoding ABC transporter ATP-binding protein: MADALSVNQINCFYGDVQVLRDFDLTLRKGEVLCLLGRNGAGKTTMLKAIMGLVPVRSGTIMLGETDLARLAAHDIPRKGVAYVPQGRRLFSELSVAENLDIGLMARAKGVSTREAVLELFPVLRERLRQRSGTLSGGEQQMLAMARALCVEPEVLLLDEPTEGLMPSMIARIREAVAELRSRGVSTILVEQRVDAVLPIADRVAFIENGVNRDVVGVEKLRADPALVHHYVGVG; encoded by the coding sequence ATGGCTGACGCGCTTTCCGTCAATCAGATCAATTGCTTCTATGGCGATGTGCAGGTCCTGCGAGACTTCGATCTGACATTGCGCAAGGGCGAAGTGCTCTGCCTGCTCGGCCGCAACGGGGCCGGCAAGACCACGATGCTGAAGGCGATCATGGGCCTTGTGCCGGTGCGCTCGGGCACGATCATGCTGGGTGAAACCGACCTGGCACGCCTCGCCGCCCACGACATCCCGCGCAAGGGCGTCGCCTATGTGCCGCAGGGCCGGCGGCTGTTTTCTGAACTCAGCGTCGCAGAAAATCTCGATATCGGGCTGATGGCGCGCGCCAAGGGCGTGTCAACGCGCGAGGCGGTGCTGGAACTCTTCCCGGTGCTGCGCGAGCGCTTGCGCCAGCGCTCCGGTACGCTCTCCGGTGGCGAACAGCAGATGCTCGCCATGGCGCGGGCACTGTGCGTCGAGCCGGAGGTGCTCCTGCTCGACGAACCGACCGAGGGGCTGATGCCGTCGATGATCGCGCGCATCCGCGAGGCGGTTGCCGAATTGCGCAGTCGCGGCGTCTCGACCATCCTGGTCGAGCAGCGGGTCGATGCGGTGCTGCCGATCGCCGACCGCGTCGCCTTCATCGAAAACGGCGTCAACCGCGATGTTGTCGGCGTGGAAAAGCTGCGCGCCGACCCGGCACTGGTCCATCATTACGTCGGCGTCGGCTGA
- the pncA gene encoding bifunctional nicotinamidase/pyrazinamidase, which yields MADKALIVIDLQNDFCPGGALAVAGGDEIVPLVNRLIVEHEHVILTQDWHPAGHSSFASEHEGKNPFETVTMPYGEQTLWPDHCIQGSRGAEFHEKLEWTKAELVVRKGFRRKIDSYSAYFENDHETPTGLAGYLRERSLSDLTMVGLATDFCVAYSALDAAREGFSVTVVMDACRAIDLGGSLAAMTSMMKDAGVRLA from the coding sequence ATGGCCGACAAAGCCCTGATCGTGATCGATCTTCAGAACGATTTCTGTCCCGGCGGTGCGCTGGCGGTTGCCGGCGGCGACGAGATCGTGCCCTTGGTCAACCGACTGATTGTCGAGCACGAACACGTGATCCTCACCCAGGACTGGCACCCCGCCGGCCATTCGAGCTTCGCCTCCGAGCATGAGGGCAAGAACCCGTTCGAGACGGTGACCATGCCCTATGGCGAGCAGACCCTGTGGCCGGACCATTGCATTCAGGGTTCGAGAGGCGCCGAATTTCACGAAAAGCTCGAATGGACCAAGGCGGAACTCGTGGTTCGTAAGGGTTTTCGGCGGAAAATCGACAGCTATTCGGCATACTTCGAGAACGATCACGAGACCCCGACCGGCCTCGCCGGCTATCTGCGCGAGCGCAGCCTTTCCGACCTCACCATGGTCGGGCTGGCGACGGATTTCTGCGTCGCCTATTCGGCGCTCGACGCCGCCCGTGAAGGCTTTTCGGTCACGGTGGTGATGGACGCATGCCGCGCGATCGACCTCGGCGGCTCGCTCGCCGCGATGACCAGCATGATGAAGGATGCCGGCGTGCGGCTCGCCTGA
- a CDS encoding FAD binding domain-containing protein produces the protein MAHYARPRELQEALDLLSADRWRVLAGGTDFYPAQGARPIRENILDINGLRELRHFAETDRHVVFGARTTWTDIMRRHLPTSFDALKLAAREVGSIQIQNAGTVAGNLCNASPAADGVPPLLALDAEVELRSLDGVRHVPLADFIQGNRKTSLAPDELMTAIRIPKASTGGRSSFVKLGARRYLVISIAMVAVRVEIGEGGLVENIAIAVGSCSAVAQRMTTLEQALRGRSLAAIDITPNLMPELDPIDDVRGSAEYRRLAAAEIVDRAIAMATDPTARGLAA, from the coding sequence TTGGCGCACTACGCACGACCGCGGGAACTGCAGGAGGCGCTCGATCTGCTGTCGGCCGATCGCTGGCGGGTGCTTGCCGGCGGCACCGACTTCTATCCGGCCCAGGGCGCTCGGCCGATCCGCGAAAATATCCTTGATATCAATGGATTGCGCGAACTTCGTCACTTTGCCGAGACGGACCGGCATGTAGTCTTCGGTGCCAGGACGACCTGGACCGACATCATGCGCCGGCACCTGCCGACATCTTTCGACGCGCTCAAACTCGCCGCGCGCGAGGTCGGCTCGATCCAGATCCAGAACGCCGGCACCGTTGCCGGCAATCTCTGCAATGCGTCGCCCGCGGCCGACGGCGTGCCGCCGCTATTGGCACTCGACGCCGAGGTAGAACTGCGCTCGCTGGATGGCGTCCGGCATGTGCCGCTCGCCGATTTCATCCAGGGCAACCGCAAGACGTCTCTGGCGCCAGACGAACTGATGACGGCCATCCGCATCCCGAAGGCTTCGACCGGTGGCCGCTCGAGCTTCGTCAAGCTTGGGGCCCGGCGCTATCTGGTGATCTCGATCGCCATGGTCGCGGTCCGCGTCGAGATCGGGGAGGGCGGCCTGGTCGAGAATATCGCGATTGCCGTCGGGTCCTGCTCAGCCGTGGCACAACGGATGACGACGTTGGAACAGGCCCTTCGCGGCCGGAGTTTGGCGGCAATCGACATCACGCCGAACCTGATGCCGGAACTCGACCCGATCGACGACGTGCGCGGCAGTGCCGAATACCGGCGGCTGGCCGCAGCCGAAATCGTTGACCGCGCGATCGCGATGGCAACCGACCCCACCGCAAGGGGGCTCGCCGCATGA